The stretch of DNA agtattactattattgaaaaaaaaaagtttgaatgggcttgacccatgtgagaaagaaaaggaatttaaaaggagaagagagaaaataagggtttggttccgcgGGGTGataggtgtgtagcaaacttgccccatttatgttattcctaccatcgaattttgttattttaatatacagccTGAGTAGGTTTAACTTCtttgagagttactttggcatacccactttagtggaaggttgttattgttgattgatgttccctattgttattaggaagactcttgtgtacccattaattattatagtgaaagTTTTTCTgcactaggtcccgtggtttttattctctcataTTGGGGGAAGTTTTCCAcattaaaattgtgtttgtctcatatttaattttctatcaattatttttgctctatggaattgtattttctgtttgacaatttatctgcacaggtgggagaaaaatattttgcattattgagatagttattgctaattatctctggttttttcgagcaaagtggtatcagagttcggttaatttgatttgtgcatttaaatggaggaggaaaataaaggtctgaatatgattaaactcaactcttctaattacacactttggaagactctcatggaagacatgttatacagtaaagatttgtatgatcctattgagggtaaCACTGCTAAACTTGTAGATAAATTTGATgctgactggaagaagatgaatagaaagccAGTGCTTTGATCAGGAAGTGGTTGAATCTGAGTATATGTCCACaagttgaaactgaaatagatgctaacaaaaTGTGAGAAAacttaaaagagttgtatgaacaaaaaaaatgtgcaaaataaagcattcttgattcggaagctggtgaatatgaaatacaaagattgGGATTCAATGACGGAGCATATGAGTATCtttcagaatacagtgaatcagttgacaaccacagaaattaaattagattatgagttgcaagcgttgttattgttgagttgtTTGTCTGATAATTGGAAAGTCGTTGTTGTGAcattgaccaattcagctcaaagtggaaagttgaaaatgccAACAATTAAtgagagcatgttgaatgaagaagctcgaagaaaggaacgtagtttgattggttcttcctcaaagtcagaagcactagttacatAGTCATCctggagaagtcaatctagaaacttccattGACGCGACAAttctgaaagtcgtagcaagtcgaggactagaaaagaagctcgaagaaaggaacgtggtttgattggttcttcctcaaagtcagaagcactagttacatAGTCATCctggagaagtcaatctagaaacttccattGACGCGACAAttctgaaagtcgtagcaagtcgaggactagaaaagaagtgatatgttATAATTGTGGCAAagcgggtcacataaaaagaaattgcagatTCCTTAAGAGAAATCAATCAAGGAAAATAGATGaagacaaaaagaagaaaaatgacaaagatacaacagcagttgcatctattaataatgtctacattgtttgtgataaTAATTCCATAAATCTTGCATGTCatgattcaacttggattattgattcgggtgcctcgtatcatgttactcctaggcgtgatttcttctcatcttacagtgctggtgattttggcatgataaaaatgggagatgaaggggtatgtaaaattatcggtatgagagatgtttgggttgaaactgggattggttgcaagcttcaattgaagaatgttagacacgtacctaatattcgtctcaatttgatttcggtgaaagtCTTGAATATTgagggttatcacacttactttggtggttGTGGTATATGTAAATTCACCAAAGGatccctagtggttgcaaagaaACAAAGTTcaacttctctctataggatgcctatgaagctatgcaaggaagaaATGAATACAATTGAAGGTGCATCTTCTGATTCATGGCATATGCGCCTCGGCCACTTGAGTGAGAAaagactcaacatacttgcgaagacAAATTTTCTTCCTatgaaaggtacgtctctaaaaacttgcactaattgttttgctggaaaacaacatagagtttttttcttcataattctAGTActcataggaggcaaaatattattgatttagttcatactgatgatTGTGTGATGGATactaaatctcttggtggtgcattatattttgttactttaattgacgaccactctagaaaagcgtggacatttcctttgaaatctaaagaccagatatttggagtcttcaagcattttcatgcaagtgttgaaagagaaaatgaaggaaattgaaatgtgttcgatcagataacggTGGGGAATACAAAGGTCTATTTGAAGAGTATTGAAGAAAACATGaaatcaggtttgagaaaacagttccaaagacaccttaGTAAAATTTTcgattaatgacagaatcagatgtatgatctctcatgcaaaattatcaaaatccttttggggtgaagcaatgaaaactacAGTgaatttgatcaatctttctccttctattctacttgatggtgatgttccaaatagagtgtggacaggaaaatatgtctattaccgtcatttgagagattttggcTGTAGATGctttgttcacgttccaagagatgagaggtccaagcttgatagtaaatccaaacagtgtatattTGTCGGTTTTGGTGATgaagatatcctccacatgagtatgtgatgatcactgatagtggagagccagagtatAACAAGAAGCTATTAcgaatgttgataaagaaaagtggttgaaggccatgcaagaagagatgaattccttgcatgagaatcacacatttgatttggtaaagttgcatAATGGTAGAAaaacactcaagaacaaatgagtatacaagataaagtcagaagagaatagttctcaaccaagatacaaagcaagattggttgtgaaaggttttaataagagaaaaggtattgactttgatgaaattttttcacatgTGGTGAAGATGTTCTCTATtcgagttgtgcttgggttagcagctaATTTGAACCTAGATGTAGAACAACTcgatgtgaaaactgcattccttcatgaTGATTGGGAGGAAGatatctatatggagcaactagagggtttcgaagtcaaaaGTAAAGAGCAGCTTGtgtgcaaattaaagaaaagcttgtatgggctcaagcaaACACCTCGATAATGGTacataaatttgattatttcatggagaaacatgtgTACAGTAAAACTACTTCTTaccattgtgtgtttgtcaagaaattctctaatggtgattatattattctcttgttatatgtggatgatatgttgATTATTAGtaatgacactaagaagattcaatctctaaagaaagatttgaacaagtcttttgcaatgaaagacttgggtcctgcaaagcaaattatgggtatgagaattactcgtgacatGAAGCATAATAAATTATGGTTGTCTCAAAACAATTACATTGAGAAAGTGTTAGAGATGTtcaacatgagcaattgcaaacctgttagtactccacttgctactcattttaaattgaattctgatcaatgtcctacaagtgagaaagacaaagaagatatgaagaaggttccttatgcatccccagttggtagtttgatgtatgttatggtatgcacaaggccagatattgttcatgcagttggagttgttagtcggtTTCTCTCTAATtctggtaaagatcattggcaagcagtgaagtggattctcagataccttggaggcacttccaaagtgtgtttatgctatggaggtggtgaaccagtgttggatggctacacagatgcagatatggcaggtgatcttgattctagaaaagcTATTTCTTGTTATATGATGACATTTGCAAGGGGagttgtgtcttggcaatcaagactacaaaagtgtgttgttttaTCTACTACTGAAGCTAAATACATTGCAACAACTGAAGTTTCAAAAGAattcttgtggatgaagaaattcctacatgagttaggcctcaaacaagacaagtttgtgttattctgtgacagtcagagtgcgatccatctcagcaagaatctgacttttcatgcaaaatcgaagcatattgaagtgtggtatcattggatacaaGATGCACTAGAAataaagtcatttttaattgagaagattcatacttatgagaatggttcagatatgatgacgaagaccttgcctatgtcgaagatgatatgctgTAGAAAGAAAGCTGACATGGTTGAGCAGTAGCTTCCCACTTGAGTCGCGAGGGGGATATTTACTtggtgggctcactccccaagtgaaACCAccagttttattagtattaatattattgaaaaaaaagaaaaaaagttttaatgGGCTTCACCCATGTGAGAAAGAAAAGGGATTTCAAATCCTAAGAAAGCAAaatagtgaaagaaaaaaaaaagaactagaAAAGAAGGCAAACTTAAcaataaaaggagaagagaaaaaataagagtttggttccggtggtggtaacagatgtgtagcaaacttgttctgtttgatctacaaatttagtatgttatttctaccattgagtttgttattttaatatacaaccTTAATAGTTTTAACTTCTccgagagttactttggcatacccactttagtgaaaggttgttataaggttgttattgttgattgatgttccatattgttattaggaagactctggtgtatccattaattattatagtggaagtttttctGCACTATGTCCCatgatttttattctctcaaattggggggaagttttccacgttaaaattctgtttgtctcatatttaattttctgccaattatttttactcagtggaattgtattttttgtttgaccATTTATCTACACAGATGGGAGAAatatattccgcattattgagatagttatcgttAATTATCTatggtttttcccaacaaaacgATTGTCCCCAATTCGTCAAACTTGTAGAGATGAGGTGATTATACTTGTATCTGATTTAGATTCTTAGATTTTGACGTTTGTTCCCAAAAGTGTTGGTGCCTTTCCACGAGAGACTTTAAACTaccttttttgtttcttttttcttgtttatcaacaattaaatataaaaaaaactataaatataataatataattcattaaaattgataaatattgacAAAAATTACAAAGAGGAAACCAATATCATACATCATTAGCTTCCGGTCGAGTATACACAAACAGCTGTGAGTCGTGTTATTTGATCAAGATTGTTATTCTTGGCATGAAAGAGTAAACCTAAGAGATGTGCACCCAATTggttatttcaaaatcaatcttTAAGATAATGGTGTGATTGTGAAAAAATTGAGACTATACATATGCATTTGTtttgttcacatgtcatagtTACATGTTATTACACTtgtcaaaactatttagtgTATACATATGGCATATACAAGATTGTCAATGTATTCAAAATCtataaagaataatttttaaatatacccAATGAAAGATATTGGTCCGCCATATGAAGGTGAAACAGTGTATCAAAATCCTAATATGCatagaattaaaaaaagttattcaaaTAGTCCCCGTATTAAAACTGAAATGTTCATTAAAGAAAGTGTCAAGAAAATGATTACTATGTCGATTAACTAGTCATACTCAAAAGTATTGTCTAAATTTTTGGGCATTTCTACTCATtctatgtaatttttttgttagtatTTATCTTAATTGTcgatagaaaaaataaaaaaaaacaaaaaattaaggtagtgaaaattttatttttaaaggacaacttctttaaattttttttatatataaaaaaaaggatgAAGTCACATCTGCAAAAAGAGATGTTCTTCGTAAAATCTCTATTGCAAATAGCGACTTTTTCCTTTTCCAAAATAGTATagtttagtatatattttttaaaagaaaatatattaataaaaaattaaaaaacaaattataaaaaattatttaattaataaatattaatattattaaattcgACATCATATATCGAATTCAAATCtgatatttataattgtatgtgaatttataatagtaaaataaatgaatttggatATGGATttgaatgataataataaaataatctacGATTAATCCATTAATTCATCAAACCAATGGATTTGCTTATAGAAAAGAAATTCATGGATACCATGGATTAGAGTTCAGGTGGAGAATAATTTATTGTCACGAGGGACGGACAAACAGTAGAATATATGCTGAAAGCGAATGAATTACTGAAAATGCGCAAAACTATGACAGTTGTGGGGCTTTTGAGGAAAATCGGTGAAGAAGGTAGTAAAGGGGAAAATGGCCAAATTGTAGAATGCCTTTTTTAATCCATGTTAGTTTTGAAGGATTTGAaggaaaaatttatatttatatggacaaaaaatttatttaacttctTTTGGTAAGGATAAGGCCTATTCAAGCAAAGCTTTGATTGATACACCATAATAGAATGAATATTTCTCTCTTATAGAATAAGAGAAAAGATGTAGGGTCAATCTTTCAAAAGATGCACGCAAATATGTCAAATCAATTTTGCACACTTAGAAGCAAATTCTGTCACATTTCCAAGAGTGGAACAGAAGCAAAGTCTTAGCTGTTATCAAATGGACAATTTAACATCTTATAATTGCCAAATGAAAATTTTCACTAATGACAACCAAAAATGACTACAGCTGAAAATTTGTACATCAAAATAAATAGTAAGTCTTCCCAAAATGACACCCCTTCTttcatttgaaatgtcaatgagcATTCTAATGAGTTACTCATAAGCACTAGCTTGAATTGTCACTTTGAGTAAATGAGGAAAAGTGTGTAATTCCCCAAAATTAACATTGCATGTGTTCACATTTATCCATTTGAAAGAAAACTGTCTAATTACTATAGCAACCTGTCCAGGCAGAACAAAAGGATCTTATTGCTTTAAATTCTTGTCATTTTAAGAACAACTCCCTGACCAGGTTCTATAACCAAACGAAAAGCTGGTGAATGGCAGTAACTTGACGAAAGAGAGAAGCGAAACTTTGACAAAATAAGAGACAAAACCACCTTCAATTCTATCATGGCTAAATGTTGTCCGACGCAGACACGGGCACCAATTCCGAACGGCATATAAGCTTGTGGAACCTTGCAGGCTCCAAGAACACCATTTGCAAATCTTTCTGGATTGAACTTGTGTGCATCAGGCCCCCAAAGTTTAATGTCTTGCTGCAAAACTGGAATCGGAATCTGAATATTCAATCCTTTTGGAACTTTGATGCCTTTTAAATTAATATCTTCGAAAGCTGTCCGGACAACGAATGCTGCAGGTGGATAAAGCCTCAAAGTCTCTTGAATCACCATGGTTAACTGCAAAtgaaacaattttatttaagaTCTTTATTTAATGCATAATAATGCTAATGAAGCTTTCAAAAAGATGTAGTATAATTATATTGTAATTGGATAATTGCGACAAacaaatattgaaaattaagaAAGGTGTCTTACAAGCATATCTAAATTGGCATGATTAACTTGTTGTTTTGTCCCCTCTTATTTTGTATCCGTGTAGCAATTTTTTTTGCATATCTTACATATGTTATACCAATAAATCATGAGTTTGAAACTTTTCAATAAAATCCTATCAACAACACTAAATGATATACTATTTAATAATGATCTATCAAATTTCTCTTCTTTTTATGGAGTTTGGGATGCAATTGACATGTTGTATTAAAATTTCTTCGAGTATAAGCATACTTTTTAGCTTGCGCAAACGCAAGATGAAATTCAATATGACATTCATGCATTGTTTCCGATCAAAAAATTCTTGAATTGAAATTTTCTTTCCACACTGATGACAAAGATCAAGATGATTTATTTGAAGGGCAATGGATTTAATACATTTAATGGAAACATGTAGCTTTAGTGTAAAACATACCGTTTTCATGCTTCTAAGCATACTTGCATCTGGACTACCATTTCCACAAACTTCAAGCACCTCTGCACGAGCACGATCTTGCCAATCTTGGTATGTGGCTAACAACATTAAGCACCATGATGCTGTAATTGCAGTAGTTTCATGTCCAgcaaagaatatatttttgcaGTTATCTATAATGAACTTCTCTTGCGAGATTGAATTTGATAAGAGGCCATCGCTGCCCTCGTGATTCTTTGCACCCTCAAGTATCATTTGCAAGAGATCTTGCTCATGACCTTCATTTGGGCATTGTTTTACGAGCTTTGATATATTTGTGTCGATCTCTTTCTCTAATCTCCAAATTTGTCTATTGTTTTTGTTTGGCAAGTATCTAAATCAGATTATGATACCATTTTCCACATTAATATCATCACtaacaaaaacaacaaattaataatataataatatgttAGAATAACAACTCTTGTTCAAAATAATAAGGATACAAAAAACTCAATCACAGAACACATTATGTTTGATCACGAAGTTCAGTCAATTGTGCTTACATCTCCTACTACAGTTCAtttgtattaatatttcaaGTTTACGATTTACAAGTTGTATTTAAATACAACTGTGCAGATTACAACATTATTGTGAACCATAACCAACATAATATACGATAAAAGGGAAACATTAAAATCGAAAAAGAGTACACAAAAGTCATTCAGTGATCATGCATACCTGAATCCCGGAATTCCAACATATATCTTGGAGAGGAGTTTTTGAAGATCTCTAAGCTTTGTGAATATTTCTTTTCCTTCGACATAATTGCTCCCAAAACAAACTCTAGCAATTATGTCAGCTGACAAGCTTCGCAGATCTTCATCAATTTTAATCTCTGAATCTACTCCATCTCTTTCTTCTATTTTAGTCTCCCAAGTTCTTAGTGTTATATTTGTAGAGTCAACTATCTGATCAACCATTGCCTTCAACATGATTTACATAAAACGAAAATGATTAGAATGCTATTTTATTCAACATACCTATCACTAGCTCTTACTAAATACTCTAACATAATTTTCTTCTTTGGATAAACCAAGCCATCAACAGGTGACTGCAGAGATTAATCCTCGAAGGACTGAGATTCACTTAAGGGATTAACATCTCCCAACAGGATAAGGAATGCAAGTATGTACCACTTGTGCAGAatccaatttttattaaaaagagtaCTATGGAGTATTGTATACATACCTTCACTTTGTCTAGGTACAGTTCCGGCGCAATTATCTTCCTCTGATGAGCCCAAATCACCCCACTTGATGACAATATACCTTGACCTAAAAGTGGCCCCATGTCTTTGGAAAGATAAGAAGGTTTCCCTAAATTCAAAGAGGTGTTTAGAAGAATTTCCTTCACCATTTCCATATCTGCCACCATTAACCATTGTATACTCCCAGAAGAAAACAAGTACATCGGACCTGCAATAAATATCGAATCAAAATCAAAGTCTTGTACTTAAAACTAACACCATTAAAATTAACCTACTATTTGTTTCCAGAAGACTAACCAACATTAGCAATTCTTGCAAAGGATTAGTATTTATTccttatatattttgattattggaAGTGTAAACTTGTCACTAGAGCACACACCATTtcatttaaaacaataaaaaaatgtaactgTTAGGACAAATCTCTTCACACTTATATGAAAAATTTGTGAACTTCCTTCCTTTctgattgaaattgaaaatgacACACACATGTGAAACAATTTCAGAACAACTTAACCTAACTATTTCATATTTTGGTAGAATCTGATAGTTCCTATCTACACAGAACATTTCTACAATTTCACAActtacaaattaaaacaaaatagattATTTCCGATCAAACTCAAATATCATAAAACATTCATTGGAAATTTAGATTTTTCACttgtagtaaaaaaaaagtcatcaaAGTGCTTTAAAGGGCAGGGGgagttaaatataaaatttcattttatattgtttaattcttaaaaatttaattaaaaaaaaacatggaaCATAAAAAGATAgtgcttaaaataaataactatgaGAGAGGAGAAAGTAGTTGACCATATTGTTTTGTCCACTTGTGAATATGAGGGAACAATGTTGAAGTCCAGCAATGAGAAATAGAAAGAGAAACATCTTgtgattgttgttgttgttgttgttggagtAAAAGGGTCTTAATTTGTGGGATGTTACCAAAGTAGAAGTGAGGAGAAGGGCCATGAATACCCTGCCTATGAAGCTTTGTTCTTAGTGATCTTGGCTTCAAT from Cicer arietinum cultivar CDC Frontier isolate Library 1 chromosome 3, Cicar.CDCFrontier_v2.0, whole genome shotgun sequence encodes:
- the LOC101506493 gene encoding cytochrome P450 714C2-like, encoding MIKSIKLIYSFRMSIMMEVVVAVGAVLVALIHFVFVLVLKPRSLRTKLHRQGIHGPSPHFYFGNIPQIKTLLLQQQQQQQSQDVSLSISHCWTSTLFPHIHKWTKQYGPMYLFSSGSIQWLMVADMEMVKEILLNTSLNLGKPSYLSKDMGPLLGQGILSSSGVIWAHQRKIIAPELYLDKVKAMVDQIVDSTNITLRTWETKIEERDGVDSEIKIDEDLRSLSADIIARVCFGSNYVEGKEIFTKLRDLQKLLSKIYVGIPGFRYLPNKNNRQIWRLEKEIDTNISKLVKQCPNEGHEQDLLQMILEGAKNHEGSDGLLSNSISQEKFIIDNCKNIFFAGHETTAITASWCLMLLATYQDWQDRARAEVLEVCGNGSPDASMLRSMKTLTMVIQETLRLYPPAAFVVRTAFEDINLKGIKVPKGLNIQIPIPVLQQDIKLWGPDAHKFNPERFANGVLGACKVPQAYMPFGIGARVCVGQHLAMIELKVVLSLILSKFRFSLSSSYCHSPAFRLVIEPGQGVVLKMTRI